A single region of the Moorena sp. SIOASIH genome encodes:
- a CDS encoding glycosyltransferase family 39 protein: MKLNAFDKTCLIQQHRVSHSNEVHKLLALFPIPYSLFPIPYSLLPTPCSLSYMYLKKSQTVLLLLLWITIGALLRFAGLGVLPPWTDECATTVFSLGNSFYSLPLNQFMGVETLLSPLKPSPDAGISDVIHYLLTESTHPPVYFALTHLWLKLFRLEDGMVSIWAVRSLSALLGVISIPAIFCLGRLAFRSLLVGHIAAAMMAVSPFGIFLAQQARHYTLAILLVMASLGCLVKAVELIHRGEGLPSWLGLGWVGVNSLGIATHYFFILTLGAEAIALLGQAWRQTQQDRLALIKPYWWRIYGVAMGSLAGCLVWIPALQAIHDSPPTQWIYSQNAIARWIEPIGRFLLWLFSMVFLLPSSFYDLSLGIVIVSGIVTLILVVWIVSRLRYGLKLQQLDHHNRFAITILKEYVLAAIGLCLVLTWGFGIDLSTAPRFHFVYFPAVMLLVAASLAGCWNKIDHSAVFKGSPLTPLNKGGKEQGIGNREQGTGSRDPLDQGGKEYRSLNQERTELGSPLTPLNKGGKEQGAGTSEQGNGTKSYQTPTLPTLPTLPTLPTLPFLFTTIRCSGKRIVVAVWLIGLLGGLVTVSNLGYLQNERPDLLVSIINEASEAPVLDAVAHGEGLCAELASAPCKPRGNQRQSLMGGTPKTALPPQDRAASLAIATTYKHHGQTGRMMGLAWGLKGMAVANGSNPNSRDFPQFFLVGRDRNNFSYEDAVQQLQQQLKELPRPLDLWLVNFRTKIDLDSQQCFREKRSRKWAGQYSYKLYRCVKK; encoded by the coding sequence TTGAAATTAAATGCCTTTGATAAGACGTGTTTAATCCAGCAACATAGGGTTTCTCATAGTAATGAGGTACACAAACTTCTTGCCCTATTCCCTATTCCCTATTCCCTGTTCCCTATTCCCTACTCCCTACTCCCTACTCCCTGCTCCCTTTCCTATATGTACTTAAAAAAATCCCAAACTGTTTTATTATTGCTGCTGTGGATTACGATTGGGGCTTTGCTGCGCTTTGCTGGTCTAGGGGTTTTACCTCCTTGGACTGATGAATGTGCCACAACAGTATTTAGCTTGGGCAACAGTTTTTACTCTTTACCTCTGAATCAGTTTATGGGAGTAGAAACTCTATTAAGCCCACTGAAACCGTCTCCTGATGCTGGCATTAGTGATGTTATTCATTATTTATTAACGGAAAGTACCCATCCCCCAGTTTATTTTGCTCTGACTCATCTGTGGCTAAAACTATTCCGATTAGAGGATGGTATGGTTTCTATTTGGGCAGTGCGATCGCTTTCTGCCTTATTGGGAGTAATCTCGATTCCTGCTATCTTTTGCCTAGGTCGGCTGGCCTTTCGCTCACTATTGGTAGGTCACATAGCAGCAGCAATGATGGCTGTCTCTCCTTTCGGGATTTTCCTCGCTCAACAGGCTCGTCATTATACTCTTGCTATTTTGCTAGTGATGGCATCTCTCGGTTGCTTGGTGAAAGCGGTAGAGTTAATCCACCGTGGTGAAGGGTTGCCCAGTTGGCTAGGGTTAGGGTGGGTGGGAGTGAATAGTCTGGGGATTGCTACCCATTATTTCTTTATCCTGACTTTAGGTGCGGAAGCGATCGCATTATTGGGACAAGCTTGGCGACAAACTCAGCAAGACCGACTAGCTTTAATAAAACCTTACTGGTGGCGGATTTATGGAGTAGCTATGGGTTCCTTAGCAGGATGTTTAGTGTGGATACCGGCCTTACAAGCTATTCATGATAGTCCCCCTACCCAATGGATTTATAGCCAAAATGCGATCGCACGATGGATTGAACCCATAGGACGATTCCTACTATGGCTGTTCAGTATGGTTTTCCTGTTACCTTCTTCTTTCTATGACCTATCCCTAGGAATTGTGATTGTTTCCGGTATAGTTACTTTAATCCTAGTGGTTTGGATAGTATCCCGTCTCCGCTATGGACTGAAATTGCAGCAACTCGATCACCATAACCGTTTCGCTATCACAATCCTAAAGGAGTATGTCTTAGCAGCAATTGGGTTATGTTTAGTCTTGACTTGGGGTTTCGGTATAGATTTAAGCACAGCCCCTCGTTTTCACTTCGTGTATTTTCCAGCAGTGATGCTGTTGGTGGCAGCAAGCTTAGCTGGTTGTTGGAATAAAATTGATCATTCCGCAGTTTTCAAGGGATCCCCCCTAACCCCCCTTAATAAGGGGGGAAAAGAGCAGGGAATAGGGAACAGGGAACAGGGAACAGGGAGCAGGGACCCTCTTGATCAGGGGGGGAAAGAATACCGAAGTCTTAATCAGGAGCGGACAGAGCTGGGATCCCCCCTAACCCCCCTTAATAAGGGGGGGAAAGAGCAGGGAGCAGGGACTTCGGAGCAGGGAAATGGAACAAAATCCTATCAAACTCCCACACTCCCCACACTCCCCACACTTCCCACACTTCCCACACTCCCGTTCTTGTTTACAACTATCAGATGCAGCGGCAAAAGGATAGTGGTAGCGGTATGGTTGATTGGGCTGTTGGGTGGATTAGTGACAGTCTCGAATCTTGGTTATCTTCAAAACGAACGCCCGGATCTATTAGTGTCTATTATTAACGAAGCAAGTGAAGCACCGGTTCTTGATGCAGTCGCTCATGGGGAGGGGCTGTGTGCGGAACTTGCTTCCGCACCTTGTAAGCCCCGTGGAAACCAACGGCAGTCGCTCATGGGGGGAACCCCCAAGACCGCGCTGCCTCCCCAAGACCGCGCTGCATCGCTTGCGATCGCAACCACCTACAAACACCATGGACAGACAGGGCGCATGATGGGATTAGCTTGGGGATTGAAAGGTATGGCTGTTGCTAATGGTTCTAATCCTAATTCCAGGGATTTTCCCCAATTTTTCTTAGTAGGTCGTGACCGGAATAATTTTAGTTACGAAGATGCTGTCCAACAATTACAACAACAATTAAAGGAATTGCCACGACCACTAGATTTATGGTTAGTCAATTTCCGTACCAAAATTGACCTAGATTCTCAGCAATGTTTTCGAGAAAAGCGCTCTCGAAAGTGGGCTGGTCAATATAGTTATAAGCTTTATCGATGTGTTAAGAAGTAA
- a CDS encoding permease, producing the protein MNQLNNAFTLFLSLLVEATPFLLLGVILSSLLLFFVDERKLIASMPRHPFLGAVFGSCVGFLFPVCECGNVPVARRLLSQGAPAPVAIGFLLAAPTINPVVIWSTWVAFRDQPEIWILRILFSLGISIFIGCVFSTQKDLGPLLQRAVFRSRPRKFAEDKPALLQSGSYLLGQSGTPLPLDANVLNTPPSQDIQSKPLPDRLQLFVENAIQEFRELGSILVLGSAIAAIIQVVIPRDIIISLGQGPVMSILAMMLLAAVVSICSTVDAFFALAFASTFTSGSLLAFLIFGPMIDIKAIGLLLSVFKTKSIIYLFLIAGQLTFLLTLFLNLYVS; encoded by the coding sequence ATGAATCAGCTCAACAACGCCTTCACCCTATTCTTGAGTTTGTTGGTTGAAGCAACACCTTTTTTGCTACTGGGGGTGATTCTCTCCAGCTTACTGCTGTTTTTTGTGGATGAGCGCAAGCTGATTGCTAGTATGCCTCGCCACCCCTTTCTAGGAGCAGTATTTGGTAGTTGTGTCGGCTTTTTGTTCCCAGTGTGTGAGTGTGGTAATGTACCAGTAGCTAGGCGGCTGCTGAGCCAGGGAGCACCAGCACCAGTAGCAATTGGGTTTTTGCTCGCAGCCCCAACCATCAATCCTGTAGTAATTTGGTCAACTTGGGTAGCCTTTCGAGACCAGCCGGAAATCTGGATATTGCGAATTTTATTTTCCTTAGGTATTTCCATCTTTATCGGCTGTGTCTTCAGTACTCAGAAAGACTTAGGCCCCCTACTGCAACGAGCAGTGTTTCGCTCTAGACCAAGGAAATTTGCTGAGGATAAGCCAGCATTACTACAATCAGGCTCATATTTACTCGGTCAATCTGGTACACCCTTGCCCTTAGACGCTAATGTCTTAAACACACCCCCTAGCCAGGACATACAAAGCAAACCCTTGCCTGACCGACTACAGCTCTTTGTCGAAAATGCTATACAAGAGTTTCGGGAGCTAGGCTCAATCCTAGTTTTAGGTAGTGCGATCGCAGCCATCATTCAAGTCGTTATCCCCCGTGACATTATCATCAGCCTAGGTCAAGGACCAGTGATGTCTATTTTGGCCATGATGCTATTGGCCGCTGTAGTATCCATCTGTTCCACTGTCGATGCATTTTTTGCCCTCGCCTTTGCCTCAACCTTCACTAGTGGCTCCTTGTTAGCATTTCTAATCTTCGGACCAATGATTGACATCAAAGCCATCGGTTTACTGTTATCTGTATTTAAAACCAAGTCAATCATTTACCTATTTCTAATAGCAGGGCAATTAACATTTTTATTGACTTTGTTTCTTAATTTGTATGTTAGTTAG
- a CDS encoding SUMF1/EgtB/PvdO family nonheme iron enzyme translates to MSKLTGLIKISSHQDSFAKADVVFVHGLGGNGISTWHPKEKRDDYDFWPLWLGNDQLGLNIWSFGYDAEGTNWKSNSSMPLFDQASNLLDWLNIHDLGKRPLVFITHSMGGLLVKKMLSSALTFQKQAILEQTKGIVFLGTPHTGANLANLIDNISVLARTTVSVEELKAHSPQLRELNEWYREKVRSLGIATKVYYETQPFKGILVVDPDSANPGIEKVKPVAIAKNHIDLCKPESQNSQVYLGVRKFIDECLKPIPSGGSTTLKPFRFEVVTVNKKGLIINRESQQADYFTKDLGDGVDLEMVYIPKGRFLMGSSKSESWSDYRERPVHQVSIQPFFLGKYQVTQAQWRAVVNNLPKVNRDLDPDPSEFKGDNRPVEQVNWFDAVEFCDRLSEYTGTEYRLPSEAEWEYACRARTTTPFHYGETITSKLANYNASDTYAEETKGEYRKETTPVGSFPPNSFGLYDMHGNVWEWCGDDYHDHYKGAPTDGSVWSKYFNPFYHYSMRGGSWNTIPGECRSAFRFYYSNVNVFNINVSIFTVVKVGFRVARVVA, encoded by the coding sequence TTGAGTAAATTAACCGGCTTGATAAAAATCTCAAGCCACCAGGACTCATTTGCCAAGGCAGATGTGGTGTTTGTTCACGGGCTGGGAGGGAATGGGATAAGCACGTGGCATCCTAAGGAAAAACGGGATGATTATGACTTCTGGCCACTTTGGTTAGGAAACGATCAGCTAGGTCTTAATATCTGGTCTTTTGGGTATGACGCTGAAGGGACAAACTGGAAAAGCAACAGCAGTATGCCCCTTTTCGATCAAGCCAGTAATTTATTAGATTGGTTAAATATCCACGATCTTGGCAAGCGTCCATTAGTATTTATTACTCACAGTATGGGCGGGCTTTTAGTCAAAAAAATGCTTAGCAGTGCGTTGACCTTTCAAAAGCAAGCTATTCTTGAACAGACTAAAGGGATTGTATTTCTGGGTACTCCCCACACTGGTGCTAATCTAGCTAATTTAATTGATAATATTAGCGTTCTGGCACGAACCACCGTAAGTGTGGAGGAACTAAAAGCTCATTCCCCTCAGTTACGGGAATTAAATGAGTGGTATCGAGAAAAAGTTCGGAGTTTAGGAATTGCTACAAAGGTCTATTATGAAACCCAGCCTTTCAAAGGAATTTTAGTGGTAGACCCAGATAGTGCTAACCCAGGCATTGAAAAAGTGAAGCCGGTTGCTATAGCAAAGAACCATATTGACCTATGCAAACCAGAGTCTCAAAACAGTCAGGTCTATCTTGGTGTCAGGAAATTTATTGACGAATGCCTCAAACCGATTCCAAGCGGAGGATCAACAACATTAAAGCCGTTTCGCTTTGAAGTAGTAACAGTTAACAAAAAAGGACTAATCATCAATCGAGAATCCCAGCAAGCGGATTATTTCACTAAAGATCTGGGGGATGGAGTAGACCTAGAAATGGTGTATATCCCAAAAGGAAGGTTCTTAATGGGTTCCTCGAAAAGCGAGAGCTGGAGTGATTATAGGGAAAGACCTGTACACCAAGTAAGCATTCAACCCTTTTTCCTGGGGAAATATCAGGTAACCCAGGCGCAATGGAGAGCTGTGGTTAACAACCTCCCAAAAGTTAACCGGGACTTAGATCCAGACCCCTCTGAGTTTAAAGGAGATAATCGACCAGTAGAGCAAGTAAACTGGTTCGATGCAGTGGAATTTTGCGATCGCCTCTCTGAATATACAGGAACGGAATACAGATTACCCAGTGAAGCGGAATGGGAATACGCCTGTAGAGCAAGAACTACCACACCATTCCATTATGGAGAGACCATAACCAGTAAATTAGCTAATTATAATGCTTCCGATACTTATGCAGAGGAAACAAAAGGGGAATATCGAAAAGAAACCACCCCAGTAGGAAGTTTTCCTCCCAACAGCTTTGGCTTATACGATATGCACGGCAATGTTTGGGAGTGGTGTGGGGATGATTACCATGATCATTACAAAGGAGCCCCTACAGATGGGAGTGTCTGGAGTAAATATTTTAATCCTTTTTATCATTATAGTATGCGGGGCGGCTCGTGGAACACCATTCCTGGGGAGTGCCGTTCTGCCTTCCGCTTCTACTACTCTAATGTTAATGTGTTTAATATTAATGTGAGCATTTTCACGGTAGTCAAGGTCGGTTTTCGTGTGGCTCGGGTAGTTGCGTAG
- a CDS encoding RNA-guided endonuclease TnpB family protein gives MMLRAFKTKLKLNNKQKTLMAQHAGYSRWIWNWALRIWNEADKEGIKLSTNKLKKFYTNHVKPQYPWQSTLSSRVYQFAFMYLGEAFKRFFQGTSQHPKFKKKGRNDSFTLDNCGRIMEFSGTRLKLPFIGWVSTYEPLPEIQTKRVTITRVAASSWYLSVAYEFEPEQTVKSREYLGVDVGVKVLATCSDGTVFENPRAYKKAKKKLARLQRELSRRKIGSKNRYKTQLKLAKAHQRVANIRKDAIHKLTSWLGKNHAVIGLEDLKVSGLLKNHKLAGAIADSAFYEIRRQLEYKSEWYSSELVFADRFYPSTKTCSSCGHVQQMPLKERVFDCEACDYIADRDLNASLNLERLAEGFSVIACVSK, from the coding sequence ATTATGCTCAGAGCCTTCAAAACCAAGTTAAAATTGAATAACAAACAGAAAACCTTGATGGCTCAACACGCCGGTTATTCAAGATGGATTTGGAATTGGGCGCTCCGGATTTGGAACGAGGCTGATAAAGAGGGCATAAAACTTTCGACTAACAAGCTCAAAAAATTCTACACCAATCATGTTAAGCCTCAATATCCGTGGCAATCTACTCTAAGTTCAAGGGTTTATCAATTCGCCTTTATGTACTTAGGGGAAGCGTTCAAACGATTTTTTCAAGGTACGTCTCAACACCCTAAGTTCAAGAAAAAAGGTAGAAATGATAGCTTTACTCTTGATAACTGCGGCCGGATAATGGAGTTTTCAGGAACTCGATTAAAACTTCCCTTTATTGGATGGGTCAGTACATACGAACCTTTACCGGAAATCCAGACTAAGAGAGTCACAATCACTCGAGTAGCTGCTTCTTCTTGGTATCTGTCTGTAGCCTACGAGTTTGAACCTGAACAAACCGTAAAATCTAGAGAATATCTGGGTGTTGATGTTGGGGTTAAAGTTCTTGCCACTTGTTCAGATGGAACGGTTTTTGAAAACCCAAGAGCTTATAAAAAAGCTAAGAAAAAATTAGCTCGACTTCAACGAGAATTATCTAGAAGAAAGATCGGTTCTAAAAACAGATATAAAACTCAACTGAAGCTAGCAAAAGCTCATCAAAGGGTCGCTAACATCCGGAAAGATGCAATCCATAAACTAACCTCCTGGCTAGGCAAGAACCACGCAGTCATTGGGTTAGAAGATTTGAAGGTTTCCGGCCTGTTGAAAAACCACAAGCTGGCGGGTGCAATCGCTGATTCTGCATTCTATGAGATTCGTCGTCAACTCGAATATAAATCCGAGTGGTACAGTTCAGAATTAGTGTTTGCAGATAGGTTCTATCCATCAACTAAAACCTGTTCAAGCTGTGGCCATGTTCAACAAATGCCACTCAAAGAACGAGTTTTTGACTGTGAGGCTTGCGATTACATCGCTGATCGTGATCTCAACGCAAGTCTCAATTTAGAACGCTTAGCCGAGGGCTTCTCGGTGATCGCCTGTGTTAGTAAGTAG
- a CDS encoding TIGR03943 family protein encodes MMNPSNHSGRLSRKSSYRRNWSIPLLEVIALALWGVLLLKSWLTGELSLLIHPNYFSLVVITGVILLLISGLRLSQLLKLERQHRLGKGVTRPAVQHTTLFPPSWSSGFLIATAMVGLIVTPKAFTSQTALHRGIADSATITRSQPQSFRSASNPEKRSLIEWIKLLNVYPEPDAYTGQKVKVDGFVVIHPNLPPDHILISRFVITCCAADAYPLGLPVKLTENRNDYPSDTWIEVEGQMITETLDDKRQLVIEATGIKKIPEPENPYYY; translated from the coding sequence ATGATGAATCCATCTAACCATTCAGGACGTTTGTCCAGAAAAAGTTCTTACAGAAGAAACTGGTCAATTCCTCTTTTAGAAGTAATTGCTTTAGCGTTATGGGGAGTTTTATTGTTGAAATCCTGGCTAACTGGTGAGTTAAGTTTATTAATTCATCCCAATTACTTTAGCTTGGTAGTTATCACTGGTGTAATTTTATTGTTAATATCAGGATTGAGGTTATCCCAACTGCTGAAATTAGAGCGTCAACACCGATTAGGTAAGGGAGTAACTAGGCCAGCTGTTCAACATACAACTTTATTTCCCCCTAGTTGGAGTAGTGGCTTCCTAATCGCTACGGCAATGGTTGGTTTAATCGTGACACCCAAGGCATTTACTAGCCAAACCGCACTACACCGGGGTATTGCCGACTCCGCCACCATAACGCGATCGCAACCGCAATCCTTCCGCAGTGCTAGCAATCCTGAAAAGCGCAGCCTAATTGAATGGATCAAGCTTTTGAATGTTTATCCTGAACCAGATGCCTATACCGGTCAAAAGGTAAAAGTGGATGGTTTTGTAGTGATTCATCCTAATCTCCCTCCAGACCATATCTTAATTTCCCGGTTTGTGATTACCTGTTGTGCTGCTGATGCTTATCCTTTAGGTTTACCAGTAAAACTTACTGAAAACCGTAATGATTATCCCTCCGATACCTGGATCGAGGTTGAAGGTCAGATGATTACTGAAACCCTAGATGACAAACGCCAGCTGGTGATTGAAGCAACTGGGATTAAGAAAATTCCTGAACCGGAAAATCCTTATTATTATTAG
- a CDS encoding tetratricopeptide repeat protein produces the protein MGRQDQLEQLHRELQQTDKLAICAIAGMGGVGKTELALQYALKYQDKYSGGLCWLSVRGADLGTQLVRFGRTELGLTIPDELEFNDQVRYCWRNWPEGTVLIVLDDVPSFGKDYKQRIKPYLPPAQSRFKVLITSRQHPGASYQRIDLDVLSPEAALELLRSLVAKERIDNELNEAEALCEWLGYLPLGLELVGRYLDIHPNLTIANVQKRLEKKKLAAKALLDPTEQGEMTAQLGVAAAFELSWQELPLEAQQLGCRLSLFAQAPFDWFLVESCVIETEDEDDWEEEQEELEELRDRFLVNRNLLKLTEHKTYQLHQLMREFLLTKLAQLPEADSYKRSFCRTMVAVAEKIPKIPYTPTKEIIAVVSPLIRHLAETATVLTDWIRDEDIIKPFASLGKLYHGQGIYDQAELWYQQCLKITRSRLGHHHPHVAESLNNLAGLYDDQGLYYQAEPLYKRALDMIKRLLGEDHPDVAESLNNLALLYHAQGRYDEALELLKKQLGEDHPDVAESLNNLALLYHAQGRYDQAETLYHKALEITKQQLGHHHPHVAKTLNNLAGLYDDQGRYLQAELLYQQALKIGKQLLVLCENHPDVADSLNNLAALYYAQGRYDEAEPLSKQALEMRKQRLGHHHPDVAQSFNNLAALYYAQGRYLQAEPLHQQALEMRKQLLGEDHPDIAQSLNNLATLYQAQGRYDQAEPLYQEALEIAERTLGSNHPNTVTFRNNLESLRDFLNNP, from the coding sequence GTGGGAAGACAAGATCAACTTGAACAGCTCCATCGGGAACTTCAACAGACTGATAAACTAGCAATTTGTGCCATTGCCGGAATGGGCGGTGTGGGCAAAACCGAGTTAGCTCTACAATATGCTCTGAAATATCAGGATAAGTATTCTGGGGGTTTGTGCTGGTTATCGGTGCGCGGTGCAGATCTTGGGACTCAACTTGTTAGGTTTGGGCGTACGGAATTAGGATTAACGATTCCAGATGAACTAGAGTTCAACGACCAGGTAAGATACTGCTGGAGAAATTGGCCAGAAGGAACAGTATTAATCGTGCTGGATGATGTCCCTTCTTTCGGCAAGGACTATAAACAGAGAATTAAACCCTACTTACCGCCAGCTCAATCCCGCTTCAAGGTACTGATTACTAGTCGTCAGCACCCAGGGGCTTCTTACCAACGAATTGACTTGGATGTATTATCTCCAGAAGCAGCATTGGAATTATTGCGTAGCCTTGTTGCTAAAGAGCGCATTGATAACGAACTAAACGAAGCAGAAGCCCTATGTGAATGGTTGGGTTATTTGCCCTTGGGTTTGGAGTTAGTCGGACGATATTTAGATATACATCCGAATTTAACTATTGCTAACGTTCAGAAACGTTTAGAGAAAAAGAAATTAGCAGCTAAGGCATTACTTGACCCCACAGAGCAAGGAGAGATGACAGCCCAGTTGGGAGTAGCAGCAGCATTTGAATTATCGTGGCAGGAGTTGCCACTAGAAGCCCAGCAGTTGGGATGTCGTTTGAGTCTGTTTGCTCAAGCTCCTTTTGATTGGTTCCTGGTAGAGTCTTGTGTTATCGAAACTGAAGATGAAGATGACTGGGAAGAAGAACAAGAAGAATTAGAAGAATTACGCGATCGCTTTCTGGTCAATCGTAATCTTTTAAAACTGACTGAACATAAAACCTATCAACTCCATCAACTGATGCGAGAATTCTTGCTTACCAAGCTGGCTCAATTACCAGAGGCCGATAGCTACAAGAGAAGCTTTTGTCGAACAATGGTAGCTGTAGCAGAAAAAATTCCAAAAATTCCTTATACACCAACTAAAGAAATTATTGCAGTAGTTAGCCCCCTCATCCGTCATTTAGCCGAAACTGCTACCGTTCTAACTGACTGGATCAGGGATGAAGATATAATAAAGCCCTTTGCTAGCTTAGGGAAATTATATCACGGTCAAGGTATCTATGACCAGGCTGAACTGTGGTATCAGCAATGTTTAAAGATAACTAGAAGCCGCTTGGGTCACCACCATCCCCATGTGGCCGAAAGTCTCAACAACCTGGCTGGACTTTACGATGATCAGGGGCTGTATTATCAAGCCGAACCCCTCTATAAACGGGCATTGGATATGATAAAGCGGCTGCTGGGTGAAGACCATCCCGATGTGGCCGAAAGTCTCAACAACCTGGCATTACTCTACCATGCTCAGGGGCGGTATGATGAGGCTTTGGAGCTGTTGAAGAAGCAGCTGGGTGAAGACCATCCCGATGTGGCCGAAAGTCTCAACAACCTGGCATTACTCTACCATGCTCAGGGGCGGTATGATCAAGCCGAAACCCTCTATCACAAGGCATTGGAGATCACAAAGCAGCAGCTGGGTCACCACCATCCCCATGTGGCCAAAACTCTCAACAACCTGGCTGGACTTTACGATGATCAGGGGCGGTATCTTCAAGCCGAACTCCTGTATCAACAGGCTTTGAAGATAGGAAAGCAGCTGCTGGTGCTGTGTGAAAACCATCCCGATGTCGCCGACAGTCTCAACAATCTGGCTGCACTGTACTATGCTCAGGGGCGGTATGATGAGGCCGAACCCCTCTCTAAACAGGCATTGGAAATGAGAAAACAGCGGCTGGGTCACCACCATCCCGATGTAGCCCAAAGTTTCAACAATCTGGCTGCACTGTACTATGCTCAGGGGCGGTATCTTCAAGCCGAACCCCTCCATCAACAGGCTTTGGAGATGAGAAAGCAGCTGCTGGGTGAAGACCATCCTGATATAGCCCAAAGTCTCAACAACCTGGCAACACTCTACCAAGCTCAGGGGCGTTATGATCAGGCCGAACCCCTCTATCAAGAGGCTTTGGAGATTGCAGAACGAACGTTAGGGTCAAATCATCCTAACACTGTAACCTTTCGTAATAATCTGGAGAGTTTGCGCGATTTCCTCAATAATCCCTAA